A genomic segment from uncultured Alistipes sp. encodes:
- a CDS encoding RelA/SpoT family protein produces the protein MGYTAEDEALIKEKWDDLLLACTRICKNDEDWNLIKRAFFLAKEAHEGVRRRSGEPYLLHPIAVARIVIDEIGLGVKSVVAALLHDVVEDTEYTVEDMERIFGPKIASMVDGLTKMSGVFNADTSEQAEYFRKVLLTLSDDVRVILIKIADRLHNMRTLGSMPLNKQIKITGETIYLFAPLAYRLGLYSIKSELEDLCMKYRFPQQYAEITQKLQESEASRREFIDKFNAPIIAALNRDNFNYEISGRVKSVYSIWSKMQRKQIPFEEIYDLFAIRIVFKPLPFPSEKTQCWQIYSTITDIYTPKPDRLRDWISMPKANGYEALHSTVMGPDGVWVEVQIRTQRMEDIAERGFAAHWKYKHATISQDEDEFDKWLKQIRAALNSPTENAVDFLDNFKLSLYTSEIVVFTPKGESRKMPYGATALDFAYDIHSKIGNSAISAKINHKLEPITTQINSGDQIEIITADNARPKPEWLEVVTTAKAKQAIKNFLKRERQNNIEHGMQMLDEKMKSLNVKLSGRVLRKIVPIYDCNNKEELYSKIGAGIVSLDNLDKALKVNSKSKILKFWTLFIPKKEEETDDTAPGEIAPAADAPAEPQFEIAECCKPIPGDKVIGYRDPVSGKIIVHKATCDELNRLAAQYGKNIVKEEIKWSQHKAMSYLVTTELRGIDRQGLLLDLARVVTNDFNINIREVNIHSHDGIFEGNVSLYVKDAESLNAVMDKLRQIKGIETVKRMLN, from the coding sequence ATGGGATATACTGCCGAGGATGAAGCCCTGATTAAGGAAAAGTGGGACGACCTGCTCCTCGCCTGTACGCGCATCTGCAAGAACGATGAGGACTGGAATCTGATCAAACGTGCATTTTTCCTCGCCAAAGAGGCTCACGAGGGGGTACGGCGCCGCTCCGGCGAGCCATACCTCCTGCATCCCATTGCAGTAGCCCGAATCGTTATCGACGAAATCGGACTCGGCGTCAAGTCCGTCGTCGCAGCCCTGTTGCACGACGTCGTCGAGGACACCGAGTACACCGTCGAAGACATGGAACGAATCTTCGGACCCAAGATCGCCTCGATGGTCGACGGACTCACCAAGATGTCCGGCGTATTCAATGCCGATACCTCCGAGCAGGCCGAATACTTCCGAAAGGTCCTCCTGACCCTCTCCGACGACGTGCGCGTCATCCTCATCAAGATCGCGGACCGGCTCCACAACATGCGGACCCTCGGATCCATGCCCCTCAACAAGCAGATCAAGATCACCGGGGAGACCATCTATCTCTTCGCTCCGCTCGCCTACCGGCTCGGACTCTACTCGATCAAGAGCGAACTGGAGGACCTCTGCATGAAGTACCGCTTCCCGCAGCAGTACGCCGAAATCACCCAGAAACTCCAGGAGAGCGAAGCCTCGCGCCGCGAATTCATCGACAAGTTCAACGCCCCGATCATCGCCGCACTCAACCGCGACAACTTCAATTACGAGATCTCCGGCCGCGTGAAGAGCGTCTACTCCATCTGGAGCAAGATGCAGCGCAAGCAGATCCCCTTCGAGGAGATCTACGACCTGTTTGCCATCCGCATCGTCTTCAAACCCCTGCCGTTCCCCTCCGAAAAGACCCAGTGCTGGCAGATTTACTCGACCATCACCGACATCTACACCCCCAAGCCCGACCGCCTCAGGGACTGGATCTCGATGCCCAAGGCAAACGGATACGAGGCCCTGCACTCGACCGTCATGGGGCCGGACGGGGTTTGGGTCGAGGTGCAGATCCGCACGCAGCGCATGGAGGACATCGCCGAACGCGGGTTTGCCGCACACTGGAAATACAAGCACGCCACGATCTCGCAGGACGAGGATGAATTCGACAAGTGGCTCAAGCAGATCCGAGCTGCGCTGAACAGTCCGACGGAGAATGCCGTGGACTTCCTGGATAACTTCAAGTTATCGCTGTATACCTCTGAAATCGTCGTGTTTACGCCGAAGGGAGAGTCCCGGAAAATGCCCTATGGCGCCACCGCTCTCGACTTCGCATACGACATCCACTCGAAGATCGGAAACAGCGCCATCAGCGCCAAGATCAACCACAAGCTCGAGCCCATCACCACACAGATCAACAGCGGAGATCAGATCGAGATCATCACGGCCGACAACGCCCGGCCCAAACCCGAATGGCTCGAAGTCGTCACCACGGCAAAAGCCAAACAGGCCATCAAAAACTTCCTCAAACGCGAGCGTCAAAACAACATCGAACACGGGATGCAGATGCTCGACGAGAAGATGAAGTCGCTGAATGTCAAACTCAGCGGCCGCGTCCTGCGCAAGATCGTCCCCATCTACGACTGCAACAACAAGGAGGAGCTGTACTCCAAGATCGGCGCCGGAATCGTATCCCTCGACAATCTCGACAAAGCCCTCAAAGTCAACTCCAAAAGCAAAATCCTCAAGTTCTGGACCCTGTTCATCCCCAAAAAGGAGGAGGAGACCGACGATACGGCCCCGGGTGAGATTGCCCCGGCGGCAGATGCCCCGGCGGAACCCCAGTTCGAAATCGCCGAGTGCTGCAAACCCATCCCCGGAGACAAGGTCATAGGCTACAGGGATCCCGTTTCGGGAAAGATCATCGTCCACAAGGCCACCTGCGACGAGCTGAACCGCCTGGCCGCCCAGTACGGCAAGAACATCGTCAAGGAGGAGATCAAATGGTCCCAGCACAAGGCCATGTCCTATCTGGTAACCACCGAATTGCGCGGAATCGACCGGCAGGGGCTCCTGCTCGACCTCGCAAGGGTCGTCACCAACGACTTCAACATCAACATCCGCGAAGTGAACATCCACAGCCACGACGGAATCTTCGAGGGAAACGTCAGCCTCTACGTCAAGGATGCCGAGAGCCTCAATGCCGTCATGGACAAGTTGCGGCAGATTAAGGGAATCGAAACGGTCAAACGAATGCTGAATTAG
- a CDS encoding HIT family protein: protein MATIFSRIIAGEIPSYKVAEDDRYYAFLDINPLVKGHTLVVPKQEVDYLFDLDDDTLGGMMVFAKKVAAKIKREIACKKVAVVVLGLEVPHAHIHLIPIQSESDVDFHREKLQLTPEEFREIAEKIAR, encoded by the coding sequence ATGGCAACGATTTTTTCACGCATCATCGCAGGGGAGATCCCCTCGTACAAAGTGGCCGAAGACGACCGCTATTACGCATTCCTGGACATCAATCCGCTGGTTAAGGGCCATACGCTGGTCGTTCCCAAACAGGAGGTAGACTATCTGTTCGACCTCGACGACGACACGCTGGGCGGAATGATGGTTTTCGCAAAAAAGGTTGCGGCCAAAATCAAACGGGAAATAGCCTGCAAAAAGGTCGCGGTAGTCGTTTTAGGGCTCGAAGTACCCCATGCGCATATCCATTTGATCCCCATTCAGAGCGAAAGCGACGTCGATTTTCACCGCGAAAAACTCCAGTTGACACCCGAAGAGTTCCGGGAAATAGCCGAAAAAATCGCCCGGTAG
- a CDS encoding helix-turn-helix transcriptional regulator, giving the protein MREKLLDLMKSEGLKPSQLAEMLEINPAGISHILAGRNKPSFELLQKILRRFPRINPDWLLLDSKQMYRNGCGTDGQTGDPSGINPGQARPKIEAAADYGLFGNDTFGNRMGASGPDTTVRTAEVQRDGRTAAAATGATGGVNSGSGLAPDTVGTRGRAAVQRIVIFYDDQTFECYFPTRR; this is encoded by the coding sequence ATGAGGGAAAAATTGCTCGATTTGATGAAATCCGAAGGCTTGAAGCCAAGCCAACTCGCGGAAATGCTCGAAATCAATCCCGCCGGAATCTCGCACATTCTCGCCGGTCGAAACAAACCCAGCTTCGAACTCCTCCAGAAAATCCTCCGCCGTTTCCCCAGGATCAACCCCGACTGGCTGCTGCTCGACTCTAAACAGATGTATCGAAACGGCTGCGGCACCGACGGCCAAACGGGTGACCCGTCGGGGATCAATCCGGGACAGGCCCGGCCGAAGATCGAAGCTGCGGCCGACTATGGGCTTTTCGGAAACGACACCTTCGGGAACCGCATGGGTGCATCCGGCCCAGACACGACGGTCCGGACGGCGGAAGTTCAAAGGGACGGCAGAACGGCAGCAGCGGCGACGGGTGCAACAGGAGGTGTGAACAGCGGCTCGGGGCTTGCACCCGATACGGTCGGAACACGAGGTCGGGCTGCCGTGCAGCGAATCGTGATCTTTTACGACGACCAAACCTTCGAATGTTACTTCCCGACAAGGCGATAA
- a CDS encoding helix-hairpin-helix domain-containing protein → MKPRNNTQLQSSETPGHELRKIPNVGESTERMLLAMGYDSIESLKGKPAAELYREECALRRTAVDRCQLYLYRAVEYFVNTKNPDPAKCKWWYWKDEYVEVAPCGAVCVECARFPRECRGCRTIRGKVFWLEYPQEVCCPVYDCCVNRKRKKHCAGCEQLPCSRYRKDPTISDEQNARNLRKMLDRLEKANRK, encoded by the coding sequence ATGAAACCTCGAAATAACACACAATTGCAGTCTTCGGAAACTCCGGGACACGAACTCCGGAAAATTCCGAATGTCGGAGAAAGCACCGAGAGGATGTTGCTGGCAATGGGATACGACTCCATCGAATCGCTGAAAGGAAAGCCGGCCGCGGAACTTTACAGAGAGGAGTGCGCGCTGAGAAGGACGGCCGTAGACCGTTGTCAACTCTATCTATACAGGGCTGTGGAATACTTCGTCAACACCAAGAATCCCGATCCGGCAAAGTGCAAATGGTGGTATTGGAAAGATGAATACGTCGAGGTGGCTCCATGCGGCGCGGTCTGTGTGGAATGCGCAAGGTTTCCAAGGGAATGCAGGGGCTGCAGGACAATACGGGGCAAAGTTTTCTGGTTGGAATACCCGCAGGAGGTTTGTTGCCCGGTATATGACTGTTGCGTAAACCGAAAACGTAAAAAACATTGCGCCGGATGCGAGCAACTTCCGTGCAGCCGCTACAGGAAGGATCCGACCATCTCCGACGAACAAAATGCCAGGAATCTTCGGAAAATGCTGGACAGACTGGAAAAAGCAAACCGAAAATAA
- a CDS encoding metal ABC transporter solute-binding protein, Zn/Mn family: MRKPFIYCITLLGVVLAGCAEEPGTSKETCYVSILPIRYIVQEIVGPDLNIEVLVPPGASPETFEPTPKQFVKLQQAPLIFNVGLIDFETTLLAKIQNPAKIVDLSRGIQLIEGTCAHGKSKGRSDKGMDRPEHDHGHDHGVDPHVWTSPKALKIMAENAFTAIREQYPDSVRYRDNFEHLIQKIDELDARTRQKIELSGVKYFIVYHPALTYYARDYGIRQVAIETDGKEPSARQLAGIIRNARKDKVRKIFYQNQFPKSVVEVIAQDMEAEYIEIDPLDEQVLENIDRITDLITQP; this comes from the coding sequence ATGCGAAAGCCTTTCATATACTGTATCACCCTGCTGGGCGTCGTCCTCGCCGGGTGTGCCGAAGAACCCGGAACCTCCAAAGAGACCTGTTATGTCTCGATCCTTCCCATCCGCTACATCGTACAGGAGATTGTCGGCCCCGACCTCAATATCGAAGTCCTCGTCCCGCCAGGGGCCAGTCCAGAAACGTTCGAACCCACACCCAAACAGTTCGTCAAACTCCAACAGGCCCCGCTGATCTTCAATGTCGGGCTCATCGATTTCGAGACTACCCTACTCGCCAAAATCCAGAACCCCGCCAAAATCGTCGACCTGAGCCGCGGAATCCAACTCATCGAAGGGACCTGCGCCCACGGGAAAAGCAAGGGCAGATCGGACAAAGGGATGGATCGGCCGGAGCACGATCACGGTCATGACCACGGTGTGGACCCCCATGTATGGACTTCGCCCAAGGCTCTGAAAATCATGGCGGAAAACGCATTTACAGCCATCCGTGAGCAATATCCCGATTCGGTAAGATACCGCGACAATTTCGAGCATCTGATACAAAAAATCGATGAACTCGATGCCCGGACCCGGCAAAAGATAGAACTGAGCGGGGTCAAATACTTCATCGTATACCACCCCGCCCTCACCTACTACGCCCGCGATTACGGAATCCGGCAGGTCGCCATCGAAACCGACGGCAAGGAGCCTTCCGCCCGGCAACTCGCCGGAATCATCCGAAACGCCCGGAAAGACAAGGTCCGCAAGATATTCTATCAGAATCAATTCCCGAAGTCCGTCGTGGAGGTGATCGCACAGGACATGGAGGCCGAATACATCGAAATCGACCCCCTCGACGAACAGGTCCTGGAAAATATCGACCGAATCACCGACTTAATTACCCAACCATGA
- a CDS encoding ABC transporter ATP-binding protein, with protein sequence MTLVTLCDVGVAYDGYDALRHVNLQIDDRDFLGIIGPNGGGKTSLVKAILGTVPYSGSIRLAPELFRGRERLIGYMPQITNFDRAFPISVFEVVLSGLQGHHGFRTPYNRKDRNRALKLIENAGIAEVAQKPIGEISGGQMQRALLARAIIADPKLLILDEPTNFVDNRFEKELYQTLRELNDRMAIVMVSHDIGTISSVVKEIVCVNRNVHRHRSNILTPEQLRNYDCPIQVISHGTIPHTVLEHHPGDCCADHD encoded by the coding sequence ATGACGTTAGTTACTCTCTGCGATGTCGGGGTCGCATACGACGGATACGACGCCCTCCGGCATGTCAATCTCCAAATCGACGACAGGGATTTCCTCGGAATTATCGGACCCAACGGGGGCGGAAAAACATCGCTCGTAAAGGCCATTCTGGGAACAGTGCCCTACTCCGGATCCATCAGACTCGCACCAGAACTCTTTCGTGGACGCGAACGCCTCATCGGGTACATGCCCCAGATCACCAATTTCGACCGGGCATTCCCGATCTCGGTATTCGAAGTCGTCCTGTCAGGACTGCAGGGACACCACGGATTCCGCACACCCTACAACCGCAAGGACCGGAATCGCGCCCTGAAACTGATCGAAAATGCCGGAATCGCCGAAGTCGCGCAAAAACCCATCGGCGAAATATCCGGGGGACAGATGCAACGGGCGCTCCTCGCAAGAGCCATCATCGCCGATCCCAAACTCCTCATCCTCGACGAACCTACCAATTTCGTGGACAACCGGTTCGAAAAGGAGCTGTACCAGACCCTCCGAGAACTGAACGACCGGATGGCAATCGTCATGGTCTCGCACGACATCGGAACCATATCCAGCGTCGTGAAGGAGATCGTCTGCGTAAACCGCAACGTACACAGGCACAGATCCAATATCCTTACACCCGAACAGTTGCGGAACTACGACTGTCCGATTCAGGTGATCTCGCACGGAACAATCCCACACACCGTGCTCGAACACCACCCCGGGGACTGTTGTGCCGATCACGATTGA
- a CDS encoding sulfatase-like hydrolase/transferase: MSTPRKEWALEGFIYYLLSVCVLAVQFFLYLLRSQQAGYMDFGGWAYFVSSCLSQAALVALIPYLLLYLPLALTGWRRTAAAVQVAVTGLLSALIYLNSQVYALYRFHINGFVLNLVFGDGAGEIFEFAPMVYVKQALLFALLVLVFVGMWRLALYLRRRVGRRVVWPGIVTLVALTLFSQMYHAYGAFVQKPSVLKSTAVIPFYYPLTANRLMLKMGVVPPANSSLRFERTGTSVAYPRNPLQVLPPPRDSTFNIVYILIDSWNPRTLTADCMPNVYRFAEENTLFENHFSCSNGTRNSVFGLFFGLPGYYWDAFEADHVRPLLLRELLDRGYEIRAYSSATLLSPPFNRVVFGDVPNLRTHTPGETSCQRDSTLTADFLAALDTLSTSGRPFFSFLFYDLPHAIAVPADRNTRFQPAWEYADYTRLNNDIDPEPFFNLYRNCCYEDDRLIGQVLDGLRSRGLLEHTVVIVTGDHSQEFNENRKNFWGHNGNFSRWQLHVPLILHFPGVPAGRYAHRTTHYDLVPTLMQGCLGVTNPIEDYAMGRLLTDPTPRGWHFAGSGMNYAFLIDGDMILEKKVNGVLEVTDRDLNPVDDYRIDPVAFDRAIRRLNSFYK; this comes from the coding sequence ATGTCCACACCACGCAAGGAATGGGCCCTCGAAGGGTTCATCTATTATCTGCTGTCGGTCTGTGTGCTGGCCGTGCAGTTTTTTCTCTACCTGCTTCGGAGCCAGCAGGCGGGTTATATGGATTTCGGGGGCTGGGCCTATTTTGTCTCCTCGTGCCTTTCGCAGGCGGCACTGGTCGCCTTGATTCCCTATCTGCTGCTCTATTTGCCTTTGGCCCTGACGGGCTGGCGGCGCACGGCGGCAGCCGTGCAGGTTGCCGTTACGGGCTTGCTGAGCGCCCTGATCTACCTGAACAGCCAGGTCTACGCCCTCTACCGCTTCCACATCAACGGCTTTGTCCTGAACCTGGTTTTCGGCGACGGGGCAGGGGAGATCTTCGAGTTCGCCCCGATGGTCTACGTCAAGCAGGCGCTGCTGTTCGCGTTGCTGGTCCTGGTATTTGTCGGGATGTGGCGTCTGGCGTTGTACCTTCGGCGACGGGTCGGCCGTCGCGTGGTCTGGCCCGGGATCGTGACGCTTGTGGCGCTGACGCTCTTCAGCCAGATGTACCACGCCTACGGGGCCTTTGTCCAGAAGCCGTCGGTCCTCAAGAGCACGGCCGTCATCCCGTTCTACTATCCGTTGACGGCCAACCGGCTGATGCTGAAGATGGGGGTTGTCCCTCCGGCGAACTCCTCGCTGCGTTTCGAGCGGACCGGGACTTCGGTCGCCTATCCACGGAATCCATTGCAGGTTCTCCCCCCCCCTCGGGATTCGACCTTCAACATCGTCTATATCCTGATCGACTCGTGGAATCCGCGGACGCTGACGGCGGATTGTATGCCCAACGTGTATCGGTTTGCGGAGGAGAATACCCTTTTCGAGAACCATTTCAGTTGCAGCAACGGCACGCGGAACAGTGTTTTCGGCCTGTTTTTCGGGTTGCCGGGCTATTATTGGGACGCGTTTGAAGCGGACCACGTGCGGCCTTTGCTGCTGCGGGAGCTGCTGGACCGGGGGTACGAAATCCGGGCCTATTCGAGTGCGACGCTGCTCTCTCCGCCCTTCAACCGGGTCGTGTTCGGCGATGTCCCGAACCTTCGGACGCATACGCCCGGCGAGACCTCGTGCCAGCGCGATTCGACGCTCACGGCGGATTTTCTGGCGGCTCTCGACACGCTTTCGACTTCGGGCCGGCCCTTCTTTTCGTTTCTGTTCTACGATCTGCCCCATGCGATTGCCGTTCCGGCCGACAGGAATACGCGCTTCCAGCCGGCGTGGGAGTATGCCGACTATACCCGTTTGAACAACGACATCGACCCGGAACCCTTTTTCAACCTCTACCGCAACTGCTGTTATGAGGACGACCGCCTGATCGGTCAGGTTCTGGATGGGTTGCGGAGCCGGGGCCTGTTGGAGCATACGGTGGTGATCGTGACGGGGGACCACTCCCAGGAGTTCAACGAGAACCGGAAGAACTTCTGGGGCCACAACGGGAACTTTTCGCGCTGGCAGCTGCATGTTCCGTTGATTCTGCATTTTCCGGGGGTTCCTGCCGGGCGTTACGCGCACCGCACGACCCATTACGACCTTGTCCCGACGCTGATGCAGGGGTGCCTCGGGGTGACGAATCCCATCGAGGACTACGCGATGGGCCGTTTGCTGACAGACCCGACGCCTCGCGGATGGCACTTTGCGGGGAGCGGGATGAACTACGCCTTTTTGATCGACGGCGACATGATTCTGGAGAAGAAGGTCAACGGGGTTCTGGAGGTGACGGACCGGGATTTGAATCCGGTAGATGATTACCGGATCGATCCGGTGGCATTCGACCGGGCGATTCGGCGATTGAATTCGTTTTACAAATAA
- a CDS encoding cob(I)yrinic acid a,c-diamide adenosyltransferase, whose amino-acid sequence MKVYTKTGDGGETSLIGGSRVPKTDERVEAYGTVDELGAFTALLADHLRDDAALSETVDDLNRILSRLMTVEALLAADERGREKLLPLSEGSVSWLEGRIDALQATLPAIDKFTIPGGHPAVSLSHVCRTVCRRAERAALRAGAACGTDATALVWLNRLSDYFYVLGRMLTRHFGVEETLWIP is encoded by the coding sequence ATGAAGGTATACACGAAGACGGGCGACGGGGGCGAGACCTCGCTGATCGGGGGCTCGCGGGTCCCGAAGACGGACGAACGGGTCGAGGCCTACGGCACGGTGGATGAACTGGGGGCCTTTACGGCGCTGCTGGCGGACCATCTGCGCGACGATGCGGCGTTGTCGGAGACTGTCGACGACCTGAACCGCATTCTTTCGCGGCTGATGACGGTCGAGGCGCTGCTGGCGGCCGACGAACGGGGCCGTGAGAAACTTTTGCCGCTTTCGGAGGGGAGCGTTTCGTGGCTGGAGGGCCGGATCGACGCCCTGCAGGCGACGCTGCCGGCGATCGACAAGTTCACGATCCCGGGCGGGCATCCGGCTGTTTCGCTGAGCCACGTCTGCCGGACGGTCTGCCGACGTGCGGAGCGGGCTGCGCTGCGGGCCGGTGCGGCCTGCGGCACGGATGCGACGGCCCTGGTGTGGCTGAACCGGCTGTCGGATTATTTTTACGTCCTGGGCCGGATGCTGACCCGGCACTTCGGCGTTGAGGAGACGCTGTGGATTCCCTGA
- a CDS encoding aminoacetone oxidase family FAD-binding enzyme — MEQQTEKQGFDVIVVGAGAAGLMAAGTAARQGRRVLLLEKMEKSGRKVRITGKGRCNVTNARPAEEFASQVRTNAAFFAPAFAGFDNRATIRFFERRGVKLEIERGERVFPKSGKAWDIANALLDYCVENGVEIRYDTRVTGILTLGGRVFGVKYINKRGFERKEECPAVILATGGVSYPATGSTGDGYAFAADLGHTIEPLRPSLTPLVTSHPQARYLHKLLLRNIRATLYIDNEPVREEFGELGFSERGIEGAVALRMSRDAVDALIDGHRVKLVVDLKPALSEEVLRERIARERAELAPTEFFGELLRKLVPQPLVMPLAHEIDVHGKTYQSKITDGQITRLIRTLKGLTFPITDYAPFEYAVTTAGGVRCDEVNPETLESLKVPGLYLAGEVLDLDANTGGYNLQIAFSTGRLAGQLRKSNPER, encoded by the coding sequence ATGGAACAACAGACGGAAAAACAGGGCTTCGACGTGATTGTCGTCGGGGCGGGGGCTGCGGGCCTGATGGCTGCCGGGACGGCGGCCCGGCAGGGGCGCCGGGTCCTGCTGCTGGAAAAGATGGAGAAATCGGGCCGGAAGGTCCGCATTACGGGCAAGGGACGCTGCAACGTTACGAATGCGCGGCCGGCGGAGGAGTTCGCCTCGCAGGTTCGCACCAACGCGGCGTTCTTCGCGCCGGCCTTTGCGGGGTTCGACAACCGGGCTACGATCCGCTTTTTCGAACGGCGGGGCGTGAAGTTGGAGATCGAACGCGGCGAGCGGGTCTTCCCGAAGAGCGGCAAGGCGTGGGACATCGCCAACGCCCTGCTGGACTACTGCGTCGAGAATGGCGTCGAGATCCGCTACGATACGCGCGTGACGGGGATCCTGACCCTCGGGGGGCGGGTTTTCGGCGTGAAATACATCAACAAGCGGGGCTTCGAGCGCAAGGAGGAGTGCCCGGCGGTGATTCTGGCCACGGGTGGGGTTTCGTACCCGGCGACGGGTTCGACGGGCGACGGCTATGCGTTTGCCGCCGACCTGGGCCACACGATCGAACCGCTGCGTCCGTCGCTGACGCCGCTGGTGACGTCGCACCCGCAGGCCCGCTACCTGCACAAACTGCTGCTGCGCAACATCCGTGCGACGCTCTATATCGACAACGAGCCGGTGCGTGAGGAGTTCGGCGAACTGGGCTTCTCGGAGCGGGGGATCGAGGGTGCCGTGGCGCTGCGCATGAGCCGCGATGCGGTCGACGCGCTGATCGACGGGCACCGGGTGAAGCTGGTCGTGGACCTGAAACCGGCCCTGAGCGAAGAGGTCCTGCGGGAGCGGATCGCCCGGGAGCGGGCGGAGCTGGCCCCGACGGAGTTCTTCGGGGAGCTGCTGCGCAAACTGGTCCCGCAGCCGCTGGTGATGCCCTTGGCTCACGAGATCGACGTCCATGGAAAGACCTACCAGTCGAAGATCACCGACGGGCAGATTACGCGGCTGATCCGCACGCTCAAGGGGCTGACCTTCCCCATTACGGACTATGCCCCGTTCGAATATGCCGTGACGACGGCCGGGGGCGTTCGATGCGACGAGGTGAACCCCGAGACGCTCGAATCGCTGAAGGTTCCGGGGCTCTACCTGGCGGGCGAGGTGCTGGACCTCGACGCCAATACGGGGGGCTATAACCTTCAGATCGCCTTCTCGACGGGCCGCCTGGCGGGGCAACTGCGCAAATCCAACCCCGAACGATGA
- a CDS encoding transcription antitermination protein NusB has protein sequence MLSRRLLRIKVIKALFAHLKSGADNMMASEKTLMASVDKAYDLYFQIITLPVEVARYAEQRQELAKQKKLPTHEDLNPNTKFVDNAVIRIIANSDAVNDRIAARKLGWQRYPELIRTLYTQLLDSDYYKEYMLREERSFDEDKRLLESFFKELQNCDALDDVLEEISVLWCDDLPYVIMMIMRTLSGLRASHTELRVPAKFKSEEDPEFVKTLFEKALINYNAYQDYIEKFTANWDVERIVFMDNLIIGTAMAELTSFPSIPVKVTLDEWIEISKYYSTPGSSTFINGVLDKIVASLTEEGRIKKAGRGLI, from the coding sequence ATGTTGAGCAGAAGATTACTCCGCATCAAGGTCATCAAGGCGCTGTTCGCCCATCTCAAATCCGGCGCCGACAACATGATGGCTTCGGAAAAAACGCTGATGGCCTCCGTAGACAAGGCCTACGACCTCTATTTCCAGATTATCACTCTCCCCGTCGAGGTCGCCCGCTACGCCGAACAGCGGCAGGAGCTCGCCAAACAGAAAAAACTCCCCACGCACGAGGATCTCAACCCCAACACCAAGTTCGTCGACAACGCCGTGATCCGTATCATTGCCAACTCCGACGCCGTCAACGACCGCATCGCGGCCCGAAAACTCGGCTGGCAACGCTACCCCGAACTGATCCGGACCCTCTACACGCAACTCCTCGACAGCGACTATTACAAGGAGTACATGCTCCGCGAAGAACGATCCTTCGACGAGGACAAACGCCTCCTGGAGTCCTTCTTCAAGGAGCTCCAGAACTGCGACGCCCTGGACGACGTCCTCGAAGAGATCTCCGTACTCTGGTGCGACGACCTCCCCTACGTCATCATGATGATCATGCGAACCCTCTCCGGACTCCGCGCCTCGCACACCGAACTCCGCGTCCCCGCCAAGTTCAAGAGCGAAGAGGACCCCGAATTCGTCAAGACGCTCTTCGAAAAGGCCCTGATCAACTACAACGCCTATCAGGACTATATCGAAAAATTCACCGCAAACTGGGATGTCGAGCGCATCGTCTTCATGGACAACCTGATCATCGGGACGGCCATGGCCGAGCTGACCTCCTTCCCCTCGATTCCCGTGAAGGTGACCCTCGACGAGTGGATCGAGATCTCGAAATACTACTCCACCCCCGGCAGCAGCACCTTCATCAACGGCGTGCTGGACAAGATCGTCGCCTCGCTCACCGAAGAGGGGCGCATCAAAAAGGCCGGACGCGGACTCATCTGA
- a CDS encoding DUF1573 domain-containing protein, which yields MSRRRLCRFTIPGSLAGVLLALLTACGGRAPRPVESTAQKGRTIAITDSTIRHGGTDTIRFGHLGSGEIAVQRAWIENASAKPVVILSVRRSCGCTSLDVDKQPLAPGESRKMEITFDSRGQYGWQLKNLDLILAGAPKPLRLLIEADVD from the coding sequence ATGTCCCGTCGCCGACTCTGCCGATTCACCATCCCCGGAAGCCTTGCGGGAGTGCTCCTTGCGCTCCTGACGGCCTGCGGAGGCCGTGCCCCGCGGCCCGTCGAATCCACCGCCCAAAAGGGCCGGACCATCGCCATCACGGACTCGACAATCCGCCACGGAGGAACGGACACCATCCGTTTCGGGCACCTCGGCTCCGGGGAGATTGCCGTCCAGCGGGCCTGGATCGAGAACGCTTCCGCAAAACCCGTCGTCATCCTCTCCGTGCGGCGCAGTTGCGGATGCACGTCGCTCGATGTTGACAAGCAGCCCCTTGCACCCGGCGAATCCCGGAAAATGGAGATCACCTTCGACTCCCGAGGCCAATACGGCTGGCAACTCAAGAATCTCGACCTGATCCTCGCCGGAGCCCCGAAGCCCCTGCGGCTCCTCATCGAGGCCGATGTCGATTAA